The DNA sequence TGCATTAAAAACAATGAAAAATATATTCCAATTGATTATTCCTATGAAACATATGTTGAAAAGGAATTGGAATATTTAAACTCCTCTGAAGCCAACGCCGATAAGAAATACTGGTTAAATACATTGAAAAATTATAATTCTGACTGGTATACTTTTGATAATTCGCAACTTGGATTTTTGGAAGTCAAGTTAACCGAAATTCCGCAATTCAATTATTCACCATTCATCACTGCATTAGCACTTAACTTCTTATACTTTGCCAAATCCAAAAGAGACAACTTGTTATTCAGAGATTTGGTAATGAACACTTCAGTTCATGGAAGATACTTTGGCCAAGATAATGCCTTAGGAATGTTTGTAAATACCATTCCATTAAGATTAGAATATGATGAAGAATTAACTTTTGAAGAATTGCTTGCCTATTCGAAATCTGTTCTAAAAGAAGGTTTGGCTCATGCAAAACTGCAATTCAGCGAATATACAACAGATTTAAGAAATCAGAATATTGATCCTGATTGCATTTCAATGGTTTCAATTGTGTCCAATTCAACAGATTATGATTCAAAATTCCTGACTTTACAAAAAGACATAAAATTTCCACTACACTTTAGAATAAACAAAAATTACTCAGATAAAAATGGATTACAATCAATATTTATAGAATATAATAAATCCTGTTTTAATAAAGTGGAAATTCAGGAAATTGCGAATGGAATTCAGGATTTAGCAAAACAGGTTATGAAAGATTCATCCATAAAATGCAAGGATTATAATGTTGATATTGTTGACTTTTTCAAGGCAGAAAACTACTATAACAACTTAATCAACTCTTTTGATAATCCAACCACAATTTCACCTGATGTTAATGGTGATAAAATAAATTATGTATCAATATCCAAGACAATAGATGTTGAAAATCTAAAGCAACTGTCTGGTAAATTTAATTTATCAAAAGAGAAGATATTGCTTGCAACATTCTTATTTAACTTAACCAAATTTGCTTTTTCGAAAGATATTCTGATATCTTATAATAAATTAGCTTGCGGATACCATTTAAATACTGATTTAAGCGTCAATGAATATCTAAATGATTTCACCGGTCAATTTAGAGAATATCATGGATATCCATTATTAAATAATCATAAGTTGGATTTTTCAAGTGAAATATTATTCTACACTGATGACTATGCTGAAAAAGACTATAAATTCGTATTCAACTTTGAAAGTGGAAAAATCCACATTAGCTATGATGAATCATTTTATTCCAAAGAACTAATGGAATCATTCTTAAATGGAATTAATGTATTGTTGTCAAAATTCAATTCTTCTGATAAATTACTGAAAAATATTTCCATTCGTGAAGAGATTGAGTTGGATGAGGATTTTGAAATCAAACTTGCCAATGAAGGAATAATCACAGACATGTTTGAAAATATAACTTCAGAAAATCCAGATAAAACTATCCTTATTGCTGAAGATGGCGAGCTAACATATGATGAATTAAATAAAAAAGCTAATAGAATTGCCAATGGATTAATCAAGCGTGGAGTAAACATTGAAGATAGAATAATGTTTATGATGAGAAGAAACAGCGATTTGATAGCGACTGTTTTAGGTATTGTTAAGGCAGGTGCGGCTTTCATACCGATTGATCCAAATTATCCAAAAAACAGAATCAACCAGATATTGGAAGACAGTGACTCCAAATTTGTCATTACCAGTTCACAAATCGAATATGATGGAGAAAATAGAATTGATGTTAATGAATTGCTTTTAGAAGAAGATGATTCCAATCCCAAAGTTGATTTAACATCAGATAATCTATGTTTCTTAATATACACTTCAGGTTCAACTGGAAAACCAAAAGGAGTGATGATTACTCACAGAGGAATCTCAAACTATATTGCAAATGTAAAAGAGAATGTTCCAATTTATGAACTACACAACAAATGCAATAAATTCATTTCAATTTCCACTGTATCATTTATTGTATTCTTAAGAGAAATATTCGGTACAATATTAAATGGACTGCCTGTTGTATTTGCCAATGATGAACAGGCTATTGATCCGTTGGAACTGGTGCAGTTATTCAGAGATACTGATGCAGAAGGTTTCGGATCAACACCAACAAGATTACTGGAATACCTGCAGCTTGAAGAAATTCAAAACGTTGTCGGCAGATGCAAAGTCATTATTGTAGGTGGAGAAGGATTCCCACCAGTATTATATGACAGATTATCAAAATACACAGATGCAGATATCTACAATTCTTACGGACCAACAGAAGTGACAATAGCATCACATTACAAACTGATGAACAGTCCTGAAGTCACCGCAGGCTGGCCTATGCTTAATGTAGTTGATAAAATCATGGACATTGATGGAAATCAACTGCCTGCATACGTACATGGTGAAATCTATGTAGGTGGAGCAGGAATCGCAAGAGGCTATCTAAACAACCCCGAACAAACGGAAAAAGTGTTCATGACATTGAATAATATTCCATATTACAATACTGGAGATTTAGGTAAAAAAGATGATTCAGGTGAGTTATATGTTCTTGGAAGAAATGATACTCAAATCAAGCTCAGAGGTTTAAGAATTGAACTGTCTGAAATTGAAGGAGCAATCGCAAATTATGAAAATATAACTCTTTCCAAAGTGGTAGTTAAAAAAATCAATTCAGTAGAACATTTATGCGCTTATTTCACAGCCACAATCGATATTAATATTAATGATTTAAAACAACATTTGATTGATTCAATTCCCGAATATATGGTGCCTTCATATTTCACACAAATGGAGGAATTCCCAAAAACACCAAACGGAAAAACAGACTTTAAAAACTTGCCAGATCCAATAATTGATAATGATGATTTCATCAATCCAAGAAATGAAATTGAAACAGAGATATATGAAATTGTGTCAGAAATTTTGGGTATTGATGAATTTGGTGTTAATACTGACCTATTCAGCATAGGATTGACTTCACTGTCAGTCATACAATTGACTTCTTCAATTTACAATAAGCTAAACGCTCAATTGAATGTTACTGAAATTTTAAACTATAAAACCATAGAAAAAATTGCATCAGAAATTAAAATCGATGCCTCTGAAAATGATGAAGTTCAGGAGCTATATCCATTAACTTCAAATCAGCTAGGAGTTTACTTTGACTGTATTAAAAATCCGGAAAGTCTAGCATACAACCTTCCGAAAAAAATCCAATTTACAAATGCAATTGATGCAAGTAAACTTAAATCATCCATTGCCAATGTAATCAATAATCATCCATACCTAAAAACAAGAATAATCATGGAAAACGGAGAGGTTTATCAGCAAAGAAGAGACCATTTGAAAGTTGATGATTTAATTAAAATTGTCGATGAAATCAATCTGAATGACTTCATAAAACCATTTAATCTTGAAGAAGGTCCATTATTCAGATTTAAAATAGTTGGCGATTCAATGCTGCTGGCTGACTTCCACCATATCATTGTAGATGGAACCTCCTTGAACATTCTTTTTGATGAAATCGCAAAGGAATATGATGGAAAAGACTATGACACAGAAGAAATCAATGGTTTTGATTATGCTTTAAGTGAAGAAAAGGTTAAGGAGTCTTCATTATATGAAGAATCCAAATTATTCTTCTACAATAAAATTAAAGAGTTCGATGAAGCGACATTGATGACTCCGGATTTGAGTGGTGATGAAAATAAAGGAAAAGCATTAGAAAAAACAATATTTATACAAAAAGATAATATTGATGAATTCTGCGCCAAACAATCAATTACTCAAAACAATCTGTTTTTAGCAGCATCCTCATTTGTTTTATCAAAATTCGTCTATGATAAAAAATTGTTAATAGCAACAATTACAAACGGAAGATTTGAGTTCAACCAACAAAAAACATTAGCCATGATGGTTAAAACTCTCCCATTAGCTTTAAATTTAAATTCTGAATTATCATTGGATGAATTCTTTAGTTATGTTAATAAAGAATGGCTGGAAGTATTGACTCATTCATCCTATCCTCTGACAAAGATTTCAGATGAGTATGGATTCACTCCGGACTTTTTATATGCTTTCCACGGCAAAATAATTGAAGATTTAAAAATCAACGGAGAAAAGGTTGCAAGGCAATCTCTAGAAGAGGACAACCTTAAATTCAAATTAAATCTAAACATTGTAGAAGAAAATGATGAATATAAAGTTTTCATCAGATACAATGATCAATTGTATTCAGATGTGTTGATTCAAACATTTTTAGATAGTCTTTCTATTGTCATTGATAAATTCATTGATTTAAATCAAAAAACTCAACTTAAAGATATCTCAATAATTAAACAGAACCAAATATCCAAGGAAGACCTTGAATTTGTAGAATTGGATGAGTACAGGTTAAATAAGATATTTGAAAAGCAGGTTGACCTTTATCCTGATGATATTGCGATATATGCAGAGGATGGAAATTTCACGTTCTCCGAGTTAAACGAACGTGCAAATAGAATAGCCAATGCTTTGATTAAGAAAGGCGTCGGTGCTGAAGACAAGGTAATGTTTATCTTAAAAAGGAACAGTAATGTTTTTGCATCAATATTCGGTATTCTAAAGTCAGGTGCGGCATTCATACCAATCGATTCAGATTATCCGAAAGACAGAATCGAGCAC is a window from the Methanobrevibacter sp. genome containing:
- a CDS encoding non-ribosomal peptide synthetase, yielding MEFFNLSSSQKMLLFSEINNPHNDSFYLKFRKNYSKTDFEYVKKAIELISQKYLNLQIKYDTNGDFKQYYNENDSVNVESFEISEMDLNGFIEEYLKNPFDGIFDSPLYRWAVLKTENTTVLIGVVQHILLDGTSLFSIIPQEIDKVIDCIKNNEKYIPIDYSYETYVEKELEYLNSSEANADKKYWLNTLKNYNSDWYTFDNSQLGFLEVKLTEIPQFNYSPFITALALNFLYFAKSKRDNLLFRDLVMNTSVHGRYFGQDNALGMFVNTIPLRLEYDEELTFEELLAYSKSVLKEGLAHAKLQFSEYTTDLRNQNIDPDCISMVSIVSNSTDYDSKFLTLQKDIKFPLHFRINKNYSDKNGLQSIFIEYNKSCFNKVEIQEIANGIQDLAKQVMKDSSIKCKDYNVDIVDFFKAENYYNNLINSFDNPTTISPDVNGDKINYVSISKTIDVENLKQLSGKFNLSKEKILLATFLFNLTKFAFSKDILISYNKLACGYHLNTDLSVNEYLNDFTGQFREYHGYPLLNNHKLDFSSEILFYTDDYAEKDYKFVFNFESGKIHISYDESFYSKELMESFLNGINVLLSKFNSSDKLLKNISIREEIELDEDFEIKLANEGIITDMFENITSENPDKTILIAEDGELTYDELNKKANRIANGLIKRGVNIEDRIMFMMRRNSDLIATVLGIVKAGAAFIPIDPNYPKNRINQILEDSDSKFVITSSQIEYDGENRIDVNELLLEEDDSNPKVDLTSDNLCFLIYTSGSTGKPKGVMITHRGISNYIANVKENVPIYELHNKCNKFISISTVSFIVFLREIFGTILNGLPVVFANDEQAIDPLELVQLFRDTDAEGFGSTPTRLLEYLQLEEIQNVVGRCKVIIVGGEGFPPVLYDRLSKYTDADIYNSYGPTEVTIASHYKLMNSPEVTAGWPMLNVVDKIMDIDGNQLPAYVHGEIYVGGAGIARGYLNNPEQTEKVFMTLNNIPYYNTGDLGKKDDSGELYVLGRNDTQIKLRGLRIELSEIEGAIANYENITLSKVVVKKINSVEHLCAYFTATIDININDLKQHLIDSIPEYMVPSYFTQMEEFPKTPNGKTDFKNLPDPIIDNDDFINPRNEIETEIYEIVSEILGIDEFGVNTDLFSIGLTSLSVIQLTSSIYNKLNAQLNVTEILNYKTIEKIASEIKIDASENDEVQELYPLTSNQLGVYFDCIKNPESLAYNLPKKIQFTNAIDASKLKSSIANVINNHPYLKTRIIMENGEVYQQRRDHLKVDDLIKIVDEINLNDFIKPFNLEEGPLFRFKIVGDSMLLADFHHIIVDGTSLNILFDEIAKEYDGKDYDTEEINGFDYALSEEKVKESSLYEESKLFFYNKIKEFDEATLMTPDLSGDENKGKALEKTIFIQKDNIDEFCAKQSITQNNLFLAASSFVLSKFVYDKKLLIATITNGRFEFNQQKTLAMMVKTLPLALNLNSELSLDEFFSYVNKEWLEVLTHSSYPLTKISDEYGFTPDFLYAFHGKIIEDLKINGEKVARQSLEEDNLKFKLNLNIVEENDEYKVFIRYNDQLYSDVLIQTFLDSLSIVIDKFIDLNQKTQLKDISIIKQNQISKEDLEFVELDEYRLNKIFEKQVDLYPDDIAIYAEDGNFTFSELNERANRIANALIKKGVGAEDKVMFILKRNSNVFASIFGILKSGAAFIPIDSDYPKDRIEHVLTDSDSKFIIVDDIINIKNIDLTDYEENIIPLDDLLKESNVSNPDPELKADNLAYIIYTSGSTGLPKGVMLEHKNLANFVYPDPKNIYTYDLATNGKAENYKALSISTVAFDMLLQETMTAMLNGIPIVFANDDEYKNPITLCDLINRTQANVYSGTPSRLLQYLELDDLNEAFSKFKIFAVGGEGFPAQLLEALKDIDAKVYNIYGPTETTVCCNNRLIEDGELKIGKPLFNVYESIMDLDANPLPPNVMGELYIAGLGVSRAYLNRPENNAKAYTEINGIRFYKSGDYAKLHEDGDISIYGRLDNQIKLRGLRIEIGEIESIMSDFEPINSLAVVVRKIKDNDHLCAYFTVNDEYKVENLGPNEFSFDIEELKSLLSEKLTYYMVPTVYMELDEMPQTLNGKTDLKNLPEPELITEYIAPENEVEAFFANTFAEVLGLDEVSVEDNFFEIGGTSLLVTKITMAALNRNYELSYGDFFKNPTPRMLSEFILENEGGDSAKTSKYDYSKINNLLKKNNLESMINGKLDEDLGNVLLTGATGFLGIHVLKELLESESEMVYCFVRSRGDLSGYDRLKSLFFYYFADDFNEKLFDERLEVVEGDITDFKYFEEIISFNIDTIINCAANVKHFSSGTDIEDINLGGVVNGLKFARMKNAKYVQVSTYSVAGESIDNFPPLDVNYTEQDLYIGQGIDNQYIDSKFLAERAVLEAAVEDDLDVKIMRVGNLMARSSDSEFQINFESNGFINRLKAFVTMGCMPYEMLSNNVEFSQIDMTAKSIVALSKTPKECIVFHAYNSHVISFADIVEIIRPLGLIIKPCENDEYENALKEALADKTKQEGVSGLITSVGSGKTKKQWVPVENKYTTQVLYRLGLNWPLISEEYIYNFVKYLDELDFFGN